A stretch of the Arvicola amphibius chromosome 8, mArvAmp1.2, whole genome shotgun sequence genome encodes the following:
- the LOC119820937 gene encoding TYRO protein tyrosine kinase-binding protein has protein sequence MGALEPSRHLLFLPVFLTVGGLSPVQAQSECSCSPVSPGVLAGIVLGDLVLTLLIALAVYSLGRLIPRGRGRGTAEGTRKQRIAETESPYQELQGQRPDVYSDLNTQRQYYK, from the exons ATGGGGGCCCTGGAGCCCTCCCGTCACCTTctgttccttcctgtctttctgaccGTGGGAG GATTAAGTCCCGTCCAGGCCCAGAGTG AGTGCAGCTGCTCTCCCGTGAGCCCGGGCGTGCTGGCTGGGATTGTGCTGGGTGACTTGGTGCTGACCTTGCTCATTGCTCTGGCTGTATACTCTCTGGGCCGCCTGATCCCTCGAGGCCGTGGCCGGGGCACTGCAGAGG GGACCCGGAAACAGCGCATTGCTGAGACGGAGTCACCTTATCAG GAGCTTCAGGGCCAGAGGCCAGATGTCTACAGTGACCTTAACACACAGAGGCAGTATTACAAATGA